The Alteromonas mediterranea DE genome contains the following window.
CTTTTGCCGCTTTTACATTAGCCTGCTCTTTAGCCAACTGAGGCTTTCTTAACCCTAATTCTGGCGGCGCCACACTGCTTACAGAGCGCCATTCTTGTTCAGCAACTTTACCCCGTGCGATTTCTTCTTGAAGCGCCGCCTGTGCCTGCGCTAATTCAGCTTCTGCTAATTTAAGGTCGGTGCGATAGTCGTCCTGCTCTAGGGTTGCTAGCACGTCACCTTTTTTAAACGTTCCCCCAGCAATAAACACGTCAGATAAACTCACTACCTGCCCGCTCACCTGTGCACTTAACGACGTCTTGTTGCGCGGTACCACATTACCTTGCGATTTAACGATGAAGCTTACCTGCTCTGAGTTAACGGCTTCGGCGTCAACAAGAAACGCAGGAATGTCCACGGGGACTTGCTCAGGCGGTTTACGCGATTTGATCATAACAGCGGCGGCGATAAACGCGATTAACACGATGAAAAGTGGCAATCCACTTTTCATTAACATGGAGTTTTTCATTTACTATCCCTAGGAACGAAAGGAAACCAGCATGGCATTAGTCATCACAAACCGTTCGTAAGCAGACATAATTACCAAGCCGTCACCCGACGACTTTCTATTATTATTGTTTCAACACTAGTGTACTGACTTATTAGTGCGTATGCCCACTTAACATTGTTAGATTTTGTGTCTATTTATTGTTTTTTAAGTGAACGCTTTAATCAGTAGTCCTAATATAAAAAATTATCGAAAGAATACAAAGTAAGATTGATAATTATCATTTTTTCGTTGATTATTTAAGCACTCATTGGTTATGAGTTGACCGGTGGCTTTAATTTTAACCTCGTCTAACAACTAGAGGGAGGCACTGGAACAATTTCGCTACGTTGAAGGGAAAACAGATTATGAGCCTTAAGAAACAATACCTTAAATCAAAACCTCTGTGCAAAGTGACATTTCGACTAAACGCGGAAGCAGCGCAAGATGCAAAAGAAGCGGCGCTTTGCGGAGACTTTACCGACTGGAAAGCCCAGCCACTAACAATGAAGAAACTAAAGAGCGGCGACTTTACTTTGACCGTTAATTTAGAAAAAGATCATGAATATCAATTTCGTTACCTTATTGACGGTGAAAAATGGGAAAACGACTGGGAGGCCGATGCTTATATGCCATCTCCAGTAAGTATTGAAGACAACTCGGTAGTTCGCGTATAGCGTCGCCCATGCGGGAAAAACGCCCAAAAAAAAGGCTGCAAAAATGCAGCCTCATATTGTTACAATAAAAGTAGCTTAAAGAGAGCTTTCAAGCTCTGGAAGCACTTCAAACAAATCACCGACTAAGCCGTAGTCTGCAACTTGGAAAATGGGTGCTTCTTCGTCTTTGTTGATAGCAACGATAACTTTAGAGTCTTTCATACCTGCAAGGTGCTGGATAGCGCCTGAGATACCTACCGCAATATAAAGCTGTGGCGCAACAATCTTACCTGTTTGGCCTACTTGCATATCGTTAGGAACGAATCCAGCATCTACCGCAGCACGCGATGCACCAATAGCAGCACCTAGTTTGTCTGCAATACCTTCAAGAAGTTTGAAGTTGTCGCCGTTTTGCATACCACGACCACCAGAAATCACTACTTCTGCTGCTGTGAGTTCAGGGC
Protein-coding sequences here:
- a CDS encoding isoamylase early set domain-containing protein; amino-acid sequence: MSLKKQYLKSKPLCKVTFRLNAEAAQDAKEAALCGDFTDWKAQPLTMKKLKSGDFTLTVNLEKDHEYQFRYLIDGEKWENDWEADAYMPSPVSIEDNSVVRV